TTTTGTAGTTCTAGATGTTCTTCAAATGTCTTTGAGAAGTATACATCACCTGTTGTTAAATCTGCAAGGAAATAATAGTATTCCGTTTCCTCTGGATTCAAAGTTGCCTGTATCGCTTCTTCACCAGGATTATCAAAAGGTCCAGGTCCCAATCCTTTATGAGCATAAAGATTATAAGGTGAATCAACTTCAGTATTTTTAATGGTAACGTATTCGAGGTGCTTATTTAGAGCGTAAAGAATACTAATATCAGATTGTAACGGCATATCATCTTTTAAACGATTAAAAAATACACCCGCTATTTTTTTACGATCTTCAAGATTAACTCCTTCTTTTTCTACTAAAGAAGCGATCGTCAGTAAAGAGTGAACCGTCAAATCTTTTTCTGCTATTGTATGATAATAGCCGCTCATAATCTCATCCGTTTTTCCTACCATCGTAGTTATCACTTCTTCGATTGTGTAGTGTGATAAATAGTCATAGGTTGCCGGGAATAGATATCCTTCTAATTTATACTTTATATCTTCATTTTTAATTGCATCTGTTAAAAGTTTTGGGTAGGTGGAAGACAATTGTTCAATGAATGCTTCATTCGTAGCAACTTTGATGAAATCTTTTTTAGAGTAATTAGATTTCCGAGAAAATTCTTCTGCTATTTCTTCTAATGTTGCGCCCTCTTTTACTAGAATTTTATAATCATCTGAAATAGGTGTATTGTTTCCACCCTTTTCTAAAACATCTATAATTTCTTCCAGCTCCATTGAAGGTGAAAATTCATAAAAACCCGCTTCGAATTCAGCTACATTTTTTGTTTTCAAGAAATAATTAAAAATGGTAGAATCTTTAACGATTGCCTCTTCCTCTAAAATTTCTCCAATCCCCTTTGTCGAAGTTCCAACAGGTACCTCTACTTCGATTCGTTCCCTATTGGCAGAGTCCAATGGTTGCAAGGAATCCATTACATAGTTATAACCAACAAATGCTACTATAAAGAGCAAAACGACACCTATAAAAATAATAGAAAAAACTATTTTTTTTACTAACGAGTTTTCTTTTTTACGTAT
The Jeotgalibaca sp. MA1X17-3 genome window above contains:
- the mltG gene encoding endolytic transglycosylase MltG, with amino-acid sequence MVDKHTGGPKKVKKRTEKHIPKEHPKEYVMDKRDIRKKENSLVKKIVFSIIFIGVVLLFIVAFVGYNYVMDSLQPLDSANRERIEVEVPVGTSTKGIGEILEEEAIVKDSTIFNYFLKTKNVAEFEAGFYEFSPSMELEEIIDVLEKGGNNTPISDDYKILVKEGATLEEIAEEFSRKSNYSKKDFIKVATNEAFIEQLSSTYPKLLTDAIKNEDIKYKLEGYLFPATYDYLSHYTIEEVITTMVGKTDEIMSGYYHTIAEKDLTVHSLLTIASLVEKEGVNLEDRKKIAGVFFNRLKDDMPLQSDISILYALNKHLEYVTIKNTEVDSPYNLYAHKGLGPGPFDNPGEEAIQATLNPEETEYYYFLADLTTGDVYFSKTFEEHLELQNKYIEEKSSE